A region of the Candidatus Methylomirabilis tolerans genome:
GCCCTTCGTACACGCTAAAAACGACAGGTTATTTAGGCTCGTACATCTTACGCCATCGTCGATCGCTTGGCTACGAAGCAGGACTTGCAGAAGACCGGTTTGTCGAGAATCGGCTTGAAGGGAACAGAGGTCTGCTGACCACAGGCCGAGCAGACGACCTCGTACTCCTGACGAGGACCTCCATGGCCGCCCATCCCTTTGCGCACGGCCTTGCAGCTCTTGCACCGTTTCGGCTCATTCATGAATCCTTTCTGCTCGTAAAACTCCTGCTCCCCCGCTGTAAAGACAAACTGCTGCCCGCAATCAACACATGTCAGTGACTTATCCTGGAATGCCATTAGCTGCCTCCTGCCAAACCGAAGCCTGTTGTCACCCTGTTCCTACACTTCAACGCTCCCTTGAGTATCGTTCCCGGCTCGCCTCTACCTTCGCCTCACCATAGGCCCTCCCCCTGGTATTGAAAATCCAACGCCTGTCCCCGAGGCATCGGGGATCAGATACCGTACCGCGGAAACGCTAATCGCTTACGACTCCCTACCGTTTCCCGCGCCTCCTCCCAGGCACGCGCCCTGGCCGTCGTTTCGAGTTCCATATCTTAAGTTTTGAGCATCCTGAATCTGCAACCTTAAACCCGAAGCTCGAAACATCCGGCGCTAATCGCCGGCAGGTCCCCGGAAGGATTGGATTGTCTGAGGCGCCGAGACCATACTGAAATGCTTTCAGGAAAGGGTAACTAGCATCGGACGCCTTGAGAACCTTCAGATCGTCCGGCTTCAGAAAAACCAGGGGTTCCTCGTTAGTGACGGGCTTAGGTTCGATATCGCGGCAAGAGAAAAGGAAGGGCAAATCGCAGGCACTGATCAAATCATAGGGCAACCCCAATCGCTCACTGCGAAGAGGGTGCCCCGGTTCATAGTCGAACTCAAGGAATCGCGAGGTATAGATGAACGTTGTCCTCAACCCTGAAGACATCCTGAGCGCCGAGCTGTGCGTCGAGGTCCTTAATCCTTTGCGGAAGTCTATCAGCCCCCGGCTCCGTTCTCGCCAGGCCGATGATATCCCCCGCTCTTCCCACCTGTTTTGCTAACCAGGCGGATTGCACTAATCGTCATTCCCTTGTCCACCGCCTTACACATGTCGTAGACAGTCAGAGCCGCTACCGTCACAGCCGTAAGGGCCTCCATTTCTGCCCCGGTTCGCCCCGTAACCTTGATCCGTGATTCGATGTCGAGACGCCCCACCTTCTCGACCGGTGTAAACTCAACTTCGGCGCTGGAGAGCAGGAGAGGATGGCAGAGCGGGATGAGATCAGGCACCCTTTTTGCCGCCATGACTCCGGCGAGCCTGGCAGCGGCCAGGACATCGCCCTTCGGGACCCCCCCCTTCTGGATCATACAGAGGGTCTCTGGCTGCATGGTGACTGTGCCTCTGGCCACGGCTTCCCGCCTGGTTTCATCTTTCTTGCTGATATCGACCATGCGAGCTTGGCCATGTCGGTCGACGTGAGTAAGCCGCTTCATTTTTGGGATGTGGCCGGCGTGTGGTTGCGTCGGTATTGACGCATAATCACGTGCATCTGGTCTTTGATCGTCAGCTTGAGCTTCTGTAACTCCTTCCGTTTTCGCTCCTGCTCGCTCGTCAGGTAATAGATCCGGTCCAACTCGCTGATCTTCAGATCAAATTCCCGGTGCTTCTCGGACAGCCGACTAAACTCCGGATGCTCCTCCCTGAGACGAGCAAAGAGTTGTGCTTCCGTCTCCTCCATCTTTTACCTCCTCTCGGGTGGATTTAGACTGCGATGGCGACACCTCGCAACTGAACGAAGCTCAACGCGAGAAAACCCATGCTGACGAGCGCCTCTCAGTATCGGTAGGCCGAACTGCTCGCGCGTAAGGGCAGGCATTTGTTGTGAGGAACATCCCATTTTGAGGCTAATTTATCTAACTATAGAACGAAAGTCAAGGACAAAACCGTCAGGCGCAGTGGATGATGTGGGGAGCGGTTGCCTTGAATGCGGCAACCACCTCGGCCCCGTCATGCAGGCCGAGTTGCTCCCACGACTGTCGCGTCACTGTCGCCACGATCAGGACGCCGCAGTCGATCGTCACCCGGTAGGTGGAGCCGGCCGGAAGATGGCGAATCACCCGCCCGCAGAGCTGATTCCGCGCACTGGAGGTGGTCAGGATTGCCCCGCGAGGGAAGAGCGTGATCTCCTCCGGCCTAAGGCAGACCAGCACGCACTCCCCCGGCGTCAACGGCACTGCCACTTCCAGGGCCCACCCTGCAACCTCGACGGTGGCAAGCCCATGGCTTACGGACTGCACGTGACCCCGGAGGATTGTTTCAATGCCGACGAAACGGGCCACCTCCTCGTTGATAGGCTCGGCAAAGACTCGCTCCGGCGCGTCTACCTGCAGTACCCGACCACCAATCATGACGGCGACCTGATTGCCAAGCGCCAACGCCTCATTCCGATCGTGCGTCACGAAGATTGTGGTGATCCGTCTCTTGTCGAGAATTGCTTTGAGGTCAACCAGTAACCCCTCGCGGGTCGGCGGGTCCATGGCTGCGAACGGCTCATCAAGCAGGAAGACCTCCGGGTCAAGGACCAGCGC
Encoded here:
- a CDS encoding ABC transporter ATP-binding protein: MSGPILCLERVKVTYDGILVLNAPSFEIQEGQILAVIGPNGAGKSTLLRLLGLLEGPTEGRVLFRGQAVQSYGNLLAVRRRMASVFQEPLLTDGTVEANVALGLRLRRIDSAEVNRRVQEGMTTLGIGHLATRRTRTLSGGEAQRVSLARALVLDPEVFLLDEPFAAMDPPTREGLLVDLKAILDKRRITTIFVTHDRNEALALGNQVAVMIGGRVLQVDAPERVFAEPINEEVARFVGIETILRGHVQSVSHGLATVEVAGWALEVAVPLTPGECVLVCLRPEEITLFPRGAILTTSSARNQLCGRVIRHLPAGSTYRVTIDCGVLIVATVTRQSWEQLGLHDGAEVVAAFKATAPHIIHCA
- a CDS encoding DUF465 domain-containing protein, with product MEETEAQLFARLREEHPEFSRLSEKHREFDLKISELDRIYYLTSEQERKRKELQKLKLTIKDQMHVIMRQYRRNHTPATSQK
- a CDS encoding zinc-ribbon domain containing protein; its protein translation is MAFQDKSLTCVDCGQQFVFTAGEQEFYEQKGFMNEPKRCKSCKAVRKGMGGHGGPRQEYEVVCSACGQQTSVPFKPILDKPVFCKSCFVAKRSTMA
- the moaC gene encoding cyclic pyranopterin monophosphate synthase MoaC, with product MKRLTHVDRHGQARMVDISKKDETRREAVARGTVTMQPETLCMIQKGGVPKGDVLAAARLAGVMAAKRVPDLIPLCHPLLLSSAEVEFTPVEKVGRLDIESRIKVTGRTGAEMEALTAVTVAALTVYDMCKAVDKGMTISAIRLVSKTGGKSGGYHRPGENGAGG